Proteins co-encoded in one Ruegeria sp. HKCCD4315 genomic window:
- the ptsP gene encoding phosphoenolpyruvate--protein phosphotransferase: MADGTETESRKLLRRLREEMASEAAGQERLDRITHLIADSIRAEVCSVYLFRDEETLELCATEGLSPESVHKTRMRMGEGLVGRVAKFGKIVNTADAPSEKGFRYMPETGEERYSSFLGVPVQRLGEKLGVLVVQSREAREFSADEVYALEVVAMVLAEMAELGAFVGEGAALSPLHQQSVLLRGGQAQEGSAEGHVWLHEPRVVVTNPIAEDPHRERERLVEAVDELRVGVDKMLEISQNGDTEQLKVLEAYRMFANSKGWMRRMEEDIALGLSAEAAVEKEQSQARARMGQVTDPYLRERLADLDDLSNRLLRILTGQGKTDSADLPPDPILIARNIGPGDLLEYGRALKGIVLEEGSVGSHATIVARALAIPLVVHVGRITTEALNGDHILVDGDQGVVHLRPEDTVVSAFRDKIAMQAKAQERYASIRETPCVSRDGARINLVMNAGLMADLPSLGTSGAEGVGLFRTELQFLIRNKMPKRSELVTQYQRVLDAAGDKRVVFRTLDIGSDKVLPYMKHVAEPNPALGWRAIRVGLDKRGVMRMQLQALLRAANGRPLTIMFPFVAQADEFREARWEVNKTIEREKRLGHVLPEMLEVGAMLETPSLAFAPQKFFDEVDFISIGGNDLKQFFFAADRENELVRRRYDTLNVSFLSLMERIVERCDISDTPLSFCGEDAGRPVEALCLAAIGIRTLSMRPASIGPVKSLLLRCDLSEVRKIIADARHRGEQSVRPAVMEWLRNQG, encoded by the coding sequence ATGGCGGACGGCACCGAAACAGAATCCCGTAAGCTGCTGCGGCGGTTGCGCGAAGAAATGGCGAGCGAAGCCGCCGGTCAGGAACGCCTTGACCGGATTACCCACCTGATTGCTGACAGCATCCGGGCCGAGGTGTGCTCGGTCTACCTGTTCCGCGATGAAGAGACGCTGGAGCTGTGCGCGACCGAAGGTCTCTCACCTGAATCGGTTCATAAAACGCGGATGCGCATGGGCGAAGGTCTTGTGGGGCGCGTCGCCAAGTTCGGAAAAATCGTGAATACGGCGGATGCACCGTCCGAAAAGGGATTCCGGTACATGCCGGAAACCGGCGAGGAACGGTATTCGTCCTTCCTGGGCGTCCCGGTTCAGCGCCTAGGGGAAAAGCTGGGCGTTTTGGTGGTCCAGTCTCGTGAAGCGCGCGAATTTTCCGCCGACGAAGTGTATGCTTTGGAAGTGGTTGCTATGGTTCTGGCCGAAATGGCCGAGCTTGGTGCTTTTGTGGGCGAGGGCGCGGCACTGTCACCGTTGCACCAGCAATCGGTTCTGCTGCGTGGTGGTCAAGCACAGGAAGGGTCTGCGGAAGGACATGTCTGGCTTCATGAGCCCCGCGTCGTTGTCACAAACCCGATTGCCGAAGACCCCCACCGAGAGCGTGAGCGGCTGGTCGAAGCGGTCGACGAACTGCGTGTCGGTGTCGACAAGATGCTCGAGATTTCTCAGAACGGCGACACCGAACAGCTTAAAGTGCTGGAAGCCTATCGCATGTTTGCCAATTCCAAGGGCTGGATGCGCCGGATGGAAGAGGACATTGCACTTGGCCTCAGCGCCGAAGCTGCAGTCGAGAAAGAGCAATCGCAAGCGCGGGCGCGCATGGGGCAGGTCACGGACCCCTATCTGCGCGAACGACTGGCGGATCTGGATGACCTCAGCAACCGCCTGCTGCGCATTCTGACCGGGCAGGGCAAGACCGACAGTGCCGATTTGCCACCTGATCCGATCCTGATCGCCCGCAATATCGGCCCCGGAGACCTGTTGGAATACGGACGGGCGCTGAAAGGGATCGTGCTCGAGGAAGGCTCGGTCGGCAGTCATGCAACCATCGTGGCGCGGGCACTGGCGATTCCGCTTGTGGTGCATGTGGGTCGGATTACGACCGAAGCGTTGAACGGTGATCATATTCTGGTCGATGGGGATCAGGGCGTTGTGCATTTGCGCCCCGAAGATACCGTGGTCAGTGCCTTTCGTGACAAGATCGCCATGCAGGCCAAGGCGCAGGAACGCTATGCCTCGATCCGAGAAACCCCGTGTGTTTCCCGTGATGGCGCGCGCATCAATCTGGTGATGAATGCGGGTCTGATGGCTGACCTGCCGTCGCTGGGTACGTCGGGCGCAGAAGGCGTGGGCCTGTTCCGCACGGAACTGCAATTCCTGATCCGTAACAAGATGCCAAAGCGTTCCGAGCTTGTCACGCAATATCAACGTGTTCTGGACGCGGCAGGCGACAAACGGGTGGTGTTCCGCACCCTCGATATCGGGTCGGACAAAGTGTTGCCCTACATGAAACACGTGGCCGAACCAAACCCTGCGCTGGGCTGGCGCGCCATTCGCGTGGGCCTGGACAAACGCGGCGTTATGCGGATGCAGTTGCAAGCGCTTCTGCGGGCTGCAAATGGTCGTCCGCTGACCATCATGTTCCCCTTTGTCGCGCAGGCCGACGAGTTCCGCGAAGCCCGGTGGGAGGTGAACAAAACCATCGAGCGTGAGAAACGGTTGGGCCACGTCCTGCCGGAAATGCTTGAGGTCGGCGCGATGCTGGAAACGCCATCGCTGGCTTTTGCCCCCCAGAAGTTCTTTGACGAGGTGGATTTCATCTCGATCGGCGGCAATGACCTCAAACAGTTTTTCTTCGCGGCCGACCGTGAAAACGAGCTGGTCCGCCGGCGATATGACACGCTAAATGTCAGTTTCCTGAGTTTGATGGAGCGGATTGTCGAGCGCTGCGATATATCGGACACCCCCCTCAGCTTCTGTGGCGAAGACGCAGGCCGCCCGGTAGAGGCTCTGTGTCTGGCGGCGATTGGCATACGGACATTGTCGATGCGTCCAGCCTCAATTGGCCCGGTTAAAAGCCTGTTGTTGCGCTGTGACCTGTCGGAGGTGCGTAAAATCATTGCCGACGCCCGCCATCGCGGCGAGCAAAGCGTGCGCCCGGCTGTGATGGAATGGTTGCGCAATCAGGGGTAG
- the zwf gene encoding glucose-6-phosphate dehydrogenase, whose product MVSRVIPVEPFDLVLFGATGDLAQRKILPGLCHRFAIGQMPEGARIIGTARSEIDSDGFRDQVRASMQKFAPDFSSETLDRFLAHVEYVPVDALGEAGWPDLKKLVRDDVVRAFYLSVGPSLFAGIAQRLHDTGLATPDSRIVVEKPFGHDLASAKALNEGLRACFEEHQIYRIDHYLGKETVQNLMALRFANSLFEPLWNSTHVDHVQITVAETVGVEGRGAYYDQSGAMRDMIQNHLVQLLCLTAMEPPSKYAPNAVRDEKVKVIEALEPVEPKDIARGQYRADKGEGGYVDHVGNPASRTESFIALKVHIGNWRWAGVPFYLRTGKRLRARESEIAVFFRDPPHTIFPNVGPLHGNVLVIRLQPDEGITLRTTIKDPGPGGFRLSDVALDMSFADALGAEAQAPDAYERLIMDVIRGDQTLFMRGDEAEAAWAWVDPIIQGWEQRGDRPSRYDQGSSGPEEALMLMHRDGRRWRQIGG is encoded by the coding sequence ATGGTTTCACGCGTAATTCCGGTAGAACCATTTGATCTGGTGCTGTTTGGGGCGACCGGCGATCTGGCGCAACGCAAGATCCTGCCGGGCCTGTGCCATCGTTTTGCGATTGGTCAAATGCCCGAGGGCGCGCGTATCATCGGCACGGCGCGGTCAGAGATCGACAGCGACGGGTTCCGCGATCAGGTCCGCGCCTCGATGCAGAAATTTGCACCAGACTTTTCGTCCGAGACGCTGGATCGGTTTCTGGCACATGTCGAATATGTGCCTGTGGACGCTTTGGGTGAAGCCGGGTGGCCCGATCTAAAAAAGCTGGTGCGTGATGATGTTGTGCGGGCCTTTTATCTTTCCGTTGGGCCAAGTCTGTTTGCTGGCATTGCGCAGCGCTTGCATGACACTGGCTTGGCGACACCCGACAGTCGCATCGTCGTCGAAAAGCCGTTTGGTCATGATCTGGCCTCGGCTAAGGCACTTAACGAGGGTTTGCGCGCCTGTTTCGAAGAGCATCAGATTTATCGGATCGACCATTATCTGGGCAAGGAAACCGTGCAGAACCTGATGGCGCTGCGCTTTGCGAACTCGCTGTTCGAGCCGCTTTGGAATTCCACCCATGTCGATCACGTTCAGATCACCGTGGCCGAGACCGTGGGCGTCGAAGGGCGCGGGGCCTATTACGATCAATCCGGTGCAATGCGGGACATGATCCAGAACCATCTGGTGCAATTGCTGTGCCTTACAGCGATGGAGCCGCCTTCGAAATACGCACCAAACGCCGTGCGTGACGAAAAGGTCAAAGTCATCGAAGCGCTGGAGCCGGTCGAGCCCAAGGATATCGCACGTGGCCAATACCGGGCGGACAAGGGTGAAGGCGGCTATGTCGATCATGTCGGCAACCCCGCCAGTCGAACCGAAAGCTTCATTGCCCTAAAGGTTCATATTGGTAACTGGCGTTGGGCGGGTGTGCCTTTCTATCTGCGCACCGGCAAACGTCTGCGCGCGCGCGAATCCGAGATTGCGGTGTTCTTCCGGGATCCGCCACATACCATTTTCCCCAATGTCGGCCCCCTGCACGGAAACGTGCTTGTAATCCGTCTGCAACCCGACGAAGGCATTACCCTGCGCACCACGATCAAGGATCCGGGTCCCGGTGGGTTCCGCCTGTCGGACGTGGCACTGGACATGAGCTTTGCCGATGCGCTTGGCGCCGAAGCGCAAGCCCCAGATGCCTATGAGCGGCTGATCATGGATGTCATCCGAGGCGATCAGACGCTGTTCATGCGTGGCGACGAGGCCGAGGCCGCTTGGGCCTGGGTCGATCCCATCATTCAGGGCTGGGAACAGCGCGGAGACCGCCCGTCTCGCTACGATCAGGGCAGTTCCGGCCCCGAAGAAGCACTGATGCTGATGCATCGCGATGGACGCCGCTGGCGTCAGATCGGAGGGTAA
- the edd gene encoding phosphogluconate dehydratase, translating to MVHSVIADVTKRIIDRSADLRGPHLERMEQAKSKGPARAHLSCSGQAHAYAGAGDDQQSMATSMAGNLGIVTAYNDMLSAHQPFERYPELIRQAIRAAGGTAQVAGGVPAMCDGVTQGEAGMELSLFSRDVIALATGVALSHNTYDAAVFLGVCDKIVPGLIIGAQAFGHLPAVFLPAGPMTSGLPNDEKAKVRQQFAAGEVGRDALMKAEMAAYHGPGTCTFYGTANTNQMLMEFMGLHLPGSSFVNPNTPLRDALTEEGARRALSLSALGNHYTPVCQILDERAFVNGIVGLMATGGSTNLLIHLIAMARAGGIVLDWEDFSEISAVVPLVARVYPNGLADVNHYHAAGGLGYTIGTLLENGLLHPDTLTVAGQGLHNYTKEPKLMDGDLVWHDGTDHSLNEKILRPANDPFQPTGGLSRLTGNLGTGVMKVSAVAPEHQVVEAPVRVFHDQDDVKAAFKAGEFTDDVIVVVRFQGPKANGMPELHSLTPILSILQGRGQKVALVTDGRMSGASGKVPAAIHVCPEALDGGAIARLQDGDILRVDAVQGQLEILTEGVLDRPVATVDLSANQHGVGRDLFGAFRLNVGSADTGASIFGA from the coding sequence ATGGTACATTCAGTTATTGCCGACGTCACAAAACGGATCATAGACCGCAGCGCCGATCTGCGCGGTCCGCATCTGGAACGTATGGAACAGGCCAAATCCAAGGGCCCGGCCCGCGCGCATTTGTCTTGCAGCGGTCAGGCTCATGCTTACGCAGGCGCCGGGGACGACCAGCAGTCCATGGCAACCAGTATGGCAGGCAATCTGGGAATTGTCACCGCCTATAACGACATGCTGTCGGCGCATCAGCCGTTTGAGCGTTATCCCGAACTGATCCGTCAGGCGATCCGCGCCGCAGGCGGCACCGCGCAGGTCGCAGGTGGGGTTCCGGCGATGTGCGATGGCGTCACGCAAGGTGAGGCGGGGATGGAGCTGTCGCTGTTCTCACGCGACGTGATCGCATTGGCGACCGGGGTTGCCCTTAGTCACAACACGTATGACGCCGCGGTCTTCCTTGGGGTCTGCGACAAGATCGTCCCCGGACTGATCATCGGCGCGCAGGCTTTTGGCCACCTGCCAGCCGTTTTCCTGCCCGCAGGTCCGATGACCAGCGGGTTGCCGAACGACGAAAAAGCCAAGGTCCGCCAACAATTCGCGGCCGGAGAGGTGGGTCGCGATGCGCTCATGAAGGCGGAAATGGCCGCGTATCATGGCCCCGGCACCTGCACCTTTTATGGCACGGCCAACACGAACCAGATGCTGATGGAGTTCATGGGCCTGCACCTGCCGGGCTCTAGCTTTGTCAACCCAAACACGCCCTTGCGTGATGCCCTGACCGAGGAAGGTGCGCGCCGCGCCCTGTCTCTCAGCGCGCTAGGCAACCACTACACACCTGTGTGCCAGATCCTTGACGAACGTGCCTTTGTGAACGGCATCGTGGGTCTGATGGCAACAGGTGGATCGACCAACCTGCTGATCCACCTGATCGCTATGGCGCGGGCAGGCGGTATCGTTTTGGATTGGGAAGATTTTTCCGAAATCTCTGCCGTGGTGCCTTTGGTTGCGCGGGTTTATCCCAACGGTCTGGCTGACGTGAACCACTACCATGCCGCTGGAGGGCTTGGGTATACCATCGGCACTCTGCTTGAGAACGGTCTACTACACCCCGATACTCTGACCGTGGCAGGACAGGGCCTGCACAATTACACCAAGGAACCCAAACTGATGGACGGAGACCTTGTCTGGCACGACGGGACCGACCACAGCCTGAACGAAAAGATTTTGCGCCCGGCCAATGATCCGTTCCAACCAACCGGAGGTCTGTCGCGCCTGACGGGCAACTTGGGCACCGGTGTTATGAAGGTTTCAGCCGTTGCCCCCGAACATCAGGTGGTCGAAGCACCTGTACGTGTGTTCCATGATCAGGATGACGTCAAAGCGGCCTTCAAGGCCGGAGAATTCACGGATGACGTAATCGTTGTCGTGCGTTTCCAAGGCCCAAAGGCGAACGGGATGCCCGAGCTTCATTCGCTGACTCCTATTCTGTCGATCCTGCAAGGCCGGGGTCAAAAGGTGGCGCTTGTCACTGATGGCCGTATGTCCGGTGCGTCGGGCAAAGTTCCCGCAGCCATCCATGTCTGTCCTGAGGCGCTGGACGGTGGTGCCATTGCGCGCCTGCAGGATGGCGACATTCTGCGTGTTGATGCGGTGCAGGGTCAGTTGGAAATCCTGACCGAAGGCGTGCTGGACCGCCCCGTTGCCACCGTCGACCTGTCAGCAAATCAACACGGTGTCGGGCGTGACCTTTTTGGTGCGTTCCGGCTGAATGTCGGATCTGCCGACACAGGCGCAAGCATATTCGGAGCATAA
- a CDS encoding bifunctional 4-hydroxy-2-oxoglutarate aldolase/2-dehydro-3-deoxy-phosphogluconate aldolase has translation MTKSQRTREICALAPIVPVLVVDDAAHARPLAEALVAGGLPALEVTLRTPAALDAIRAMAEVPGGVVGAGTLVTPEDVRAAKEAGAQFGVSPGATDALIAACEAEGLPLLPGAATATEAMELLGKGYDMLKFFPAEASGGAPALKAIGAPLPQISFCPTGGVSPSNARDYLTLSNVVCAGGSWVAPKDLVKAGDWAGIEALASEASKLMD, from the coding sequence ATGACGAAATCCCAACGCACCCGCGAAATCTGCGCTCTTGCGCCTATTGTGCCTGTCCTGGTCGTCGACGACGCAGCGCATGCGCGCCCTTTGGCTGAAGCGCTGGTCGCTGGAGGCTTACCCGCGCTTGAAGTCACATTGCGCACACCGGCTGCCTTGGATGCAATCCGGGCCATGGCTGAAGTGCCCGGCGGTGTTGTAGGCGCAGGTACGCTGGTCACACCCGAGGATGTACGTGCGGCCAAAGAAGCGGGTGCTCAGTTTGGTGTCTCTCCGGGCGCAACTGACGCGCTGATCGCAGCGTGCGAGGCAGAGGGCCTGCCGCTGTTGCCCGGCGCTGCCACAGCAACCGAAGCGATGGAGTTGTTGGGAAAAGGCTACGACATGCTGAAATTCTTCCCGGCCGAGGCTTCGGGCGGGGCACCGGCATTGAAAGCAATCGGTGCGCCTCTGCCGCAGATCAGTTTCTGCCCTACAGGTGGTGTGTCCCCTTCTAACGCCCGCGATTACCTGACATTGTCCAACGTGGTCTGTGCTGGCGGCAGCTGGGTCGCGCCAAAGGATCTGGTCAAAGCCGGGGATTGGGCGGGTATCGAAGCGCTGGCGAGCGAAGCCTCGAAGCTGATGGATTGA
- a CDS encoding alanine--glyoxylate aminotransferase family protein produces MTNQISLVQGREYLAIPGPSVMPDAVLQAMHRPSPNIYDGELVEMMPALITDLKRIARTRHNVAIYIANGHGTWEAALSNVIAPGETVLAPASGRFTHGWAEMAEGVGAKVQLLDFGTASAWDFDQIDDALRSDKDHQIKAVLAVHVDTSSSIRNDIPTLRRLLDDLGHPALLMADCIASLGCDRFEMDDWGVDVTVSACQKGLMTPAGLGFVFFNEKAQAKRATMPRVSQYWDWQPRANPDLFYQYFNGTAPTHHLYGLRAALDLIHAEGIEHVWARHEHLAKAIWAACETWAQGGALHLNVTDRAHRSRAVTSLRLSDGRGTPLRAYTENQLGLTLGIGLGMEDYDGCFRLGHMGHVNGQMIMAMLGGMETAMAALDIPRGAGALEAAATTLATQTEPSD; encoded by the coding sequence ATGACAAACCAAATTTCGCTCGTGCAAGGGCGCGAGTATTTGGCCATTCCCGGCCCGTCGGTCATGCCCGACGCCGTATTACAAGCCATGCACCGCCCGTCGCCAAATATTTATGACGGTGAACTGGTCGAGATGATGCCCGCGCTGATCACTGATCTAAAGCGCATCGCACGGACACGACATAATGTGGCAATCTACATTGCCAACGGTCACGGTACTTGGGAAGCAGCACTTTCCAATGTGATCGCGCCGGGTGAAACGGTGCTTGCCCCGGCATCTGGTCGATTCACCCACGGATGGGCTGAAATGGCTGAAGGGGTGGGGGCCAAGGTTCAACTGCTCGACTTTGGAACCGCCTCAGCGTGGGATTTCGATCAAATCGACGACGCGTTGCGCTCGGATAAAGACCATCAGATCAAAGCCGTGCTAGCGGTTCATGTGGACACGTCCAGCTCGATCCGCAACGACATCCCCACGCTTCGCCGACTTCTGGATGATCTCGGTCACCCGGCATTGCTGATGGCTGATTGTATTGCCTCTTTGGGATGCGACCGGTTTGAGATGGATGACTGGGGCGTAGACGTAACGGTCAGTGCCTGCCAAAAGGGTCTGATGACTCCAGCCGGTTTGGGGTTTGTTTTCTTTAACGAAAAAGCTCAGGCCAAGCGGGCCACAATGCCGCGCGTGTCGCAGTATTGGGACTGGCAGCCGCGCGCAAACCCAGACCTTTTCTACCAGTATTTCAATGGCACAGCGCCGACGCATCATCTTTATGGATTGCGCGCCGCGCTGGATCTGATCCATGCCGAGGGGATCGAACACGTTTGGGCCCGGCATGAACATCTGGCCAAAGCGATCTGGGCCGCGTGCGAAACTTGGGCGCAAGGCGGGGCTTTGCATCTCAACGTTACCGACCGTGCCCACCGCAGCCGTGCCGTCACGTCTTTGCGCCTGAGTGACGGCAGGGGTACCCCTTTGCGCGCCTACACCGAAAACCAATTGGGTTTGACGCTTGGTATCGGTTTGGGGATGGAGGACTACGACGGCTGTTTCCGTCTCGGCCACATGGGGCATGTGAACGGGCAAATGATCATGGCGATGCTGGGGGGCATGGAAACCGCAATGGCTGCGCTGGACATCCCCCGAGGCGCAGGAGCGCTTGAGGCCGCCGCAACGACGCTTGCGACACAAACTGAGCCAAGCGATTAA
- a CDS encoding pyridoxal phosphate-dependent aminotransferase: MTGPRYTPLAQSLPATVPFVGPETQERQRGAPFAARLGANESVFGPSPQAIEAMAQAASEIWMYGDPENHDLRNALADHHGVMPENIVVGEGIDGLLGYLVRLIIGPGDAVVTSDGAYPTFNYHVAGFGGDLHKVSYTGDHEDPGALFAKATEVGARLVYLANPDNPMGSWHSGAEIVTALDAMPEDCLLVLDEAYVECAPDGTAAPVDIDDPRVIRMRTFSKVYGLAGARVGYALGAPDLIAAFNKVRNHFGMNRAAQAGALAALQDQAWLSHIQARITEARDRIAAIARENGLEPLPSATNFVAIDCGRDGDFAKAVLDSLVAQGIFVRMPFAAPQNRCIRVSCGEAADLDAFAAALPKALAEAQERVG; this comes from the coding sequence ATGACCGGACCTCGATACACACCGCTTGCCCAATCCCTGCCCGCCACCGTGCCCTTTGTCGGCCCCGAAACGCAAGAGCGGCAACGGGGTGCGCCGTTCGCGGCACGTCTTGGGGCAAATGAAAGCGTGTTTGGCCCTTCACCACAGGCTATCGAGGCCATGGCGCAGGCCGCATCTGAAATCTGGATGTATGGCGACCCCGAAAACCATGACCTGCGCAATGCATTGGCAGATCATCATGGTGTGATGCCAGAGAATATCGTTGTGGGCGAAGGGATTGACGGGCTTTTGGGGTATCTGGTGCGTCTGATCATAGGTCCCGGAGACGCGGTGGTGACCTCAGACGGGGCCTATCCGACCTTTAACTATCACGTGGCCGGGTTCGGCGGCGATCTGCACAAAGTATCTTACACCGGGGATCACGAGGATCCAGGTGCCCTGTTTGCCAAAGCAACCGAGGTCGGCGCCAGGCTGGTTTATTTGGCCAACCCAGACAACCCAATGGGCAGTTGGCACTCGGGCGCAGAGATCGTGACAGCATTGGATGCCATGCCAGAAGACTGCCTGTTGGTTCTGGATGAGGCCTACGTGGAATGCGCCCCTGATGGGACCGCTGCGCCTGTTGATATAGATGACCCCCGAGTGATCAGGATGCGAACCTTTTCAAAAGTTTACGGTTTGGCAGGCGCACGGGTTGGCTATGCGTTGGGAGCGCCGGATCTGATCGCCGCCTTCAACAAGGTGCGTAACCATTTCGGCATGAACCGCGCCGCGCAAGCCGGTGCCTTGGCGGCGCTGCAGGATCAAGCCTGGTTGTCGCACATTCAGGCCCGGATCACGGAAGCACGAGATCGTATCGCTGCAATAGCGCGCGAGAACGGGTTGGAGCCCCTGCCTTCAGCGACCAACTTTGTCGCGATTGACTGCGGGCGGGATGGAGACTTTGCGAAAGCGGTTTTGGACTCTTTGGTTGCGCAGGGGATTTTTGTGCGGATGCCGTTTGCTGCACCTCAGAACAGGTGCATACGGGTCAGTTGTGGAGAGGCCGCGGATTTGGATGCATTTGCCGCAGCCCTGCCAAAAGCGCTTGCCGAAGCGCAGGAACGCGTCGGCTGA
- a CDS encoding SMP-30/gluconolactonase/LRE family protein, with the protein MRILFAVFLLGVAYLLFWPVPVAPVAVEFPEDAGFSGDFAENTALDAAQLVRLPGEEVGPEDIAVMSDGTVYTTSLSGILYRVDGAEPVEVDRLGGRPLGLKAGPDGALYIADSFRGVMRWTGQGTLETVVADVDGAPVIYANQLDVAQDGTIYFSNSTDRFDPETMGGTKPTSVLTIWEQSDTGYVARRAPDGTTEKIAEGFVYTNGVALSPDEDFLLIAETGRARVHKLWLTGSKAGQQEILMENLPGYPDNIEAQGDGTYWLAFASPRVPSEALMPYPFLRKVIWRLGPAVRPAPIHRGMVVQFDGEGAILRTLQDPQGRLGITTGGKIVDDQFYVMTLDSPWFGRMPISDLP; encoded by the coding sequence ATGCGCATTCTTTTCGCGGTTTTTCTTCTGGGTGTCGCTTATCTTCTGTTCTGGCCTGTACCGGTTGCACCCGTCGCCGTCGAGTTTCCGGAGGACGCTGGATTCTCTGGGGATTTCGCGGAAAATACAGCGCTGGACGCCGCGCAGCTTGTCCGCTTGCCCGGAGAAGAGGTTGGCCCCGAAGACATCGCCGTTATGTCTGATGGTACGGTGTATACGACAAGCCTGTCAGGCATACTTTACCGCGTTGATGGAGCTGAGCCTGTCGAGGTTGATCGTCTGGGTGGGCGACCTCTTGGCCTTAAGGCCGGGCCGGATGGCGCACTTTATATTGCTGACAGTTTTCGCGGTGTGATGCGATGGACCGGGCAGGGCACCTTGGAAACTGTCGTTGCTGACGTCGACGGTGCGCCAGTGATCTATGCCAACCAACTGGACGTGGCGCAGGATGGCACGATCTATTTTTCCAATTCAACAGACCGCTTCGACCCGGAAACCATGGGGGGGACCAAACCCACCTCGGTCCTGACCATCTGGGAACAGTCCGACACAGGCTATGTCGCGCGTCGCGCACCGGATGGCACGACCGAGAAGATCGCCGAGGGGTTCGTCTATACCAACGGTGTCGCCCTTTCACCTGATGAGGACTTTCTGTTGATCGCAGAAACGGGTCGCGCACGGGTGCATAAGCTTTGGCTGACCGGTTCCAAGGCCGGACAACAAGAGATTCTGATGGAAAACCTGCCTGGGTATCCCGACAATATCGAGGCGCAGGGAGATGGCACTTATTGGTTGGCCTTTGCCAGCCCGCGCGTACCGTCCGAAGCGCTGATGCCTTACCCGTTCCTGCGGAAGGTGATCTGGCGGTTGGGTCCGGCGGTTCGACCGGCACCAATTCATCGAGGTATGGTCGTGCAATTCGATGGCGAGGGCGCAATTCTACGCACGTTACAGGACCCGCAGGGCCGCTTGGGTATCACAACCGGGGGCAAGATCGTGGACGATCAGTTCTATGTCATGACCCTCGATTCCCCATGGTTTGGGCGGATGCCTATCAGCGATCTGCCCTGA
- a CDS encoding crotonase/enoyl-CoA hydratase family protein, with amino-acid sequence MSRVSVTYQDHVAHVTLTRGDKMNALDDAMIKALLSAGKEVAASDARAVVLSGEGKSFCAGLDMASFAKMAHMDPTEWLMTRSHEDANEMQELALIWRRVPVPVICALQGVAYGGGLQIALGADIRIAHPETKLAVMEMKWGIIPDMGGMVLLPRLVRSDVLRLLTYTARPIGAQQAADWGLVTQLSDDPLTEALALAENIAGQSPSAIRAAKRLIEVAETQGRTDVLMAESAEQVELIGKPDQMEVVMAQMQGRKPEFK; translated from the coding sequence ATGTCACGTGTATCCGTCACTTACCAAGATCATGTTGCCCATGTCACGCTGACACGAGGCGACAAGATGAACGCGCTGGATGACGCGATGATCAAAGCGCTGTTGTCAGCCGGGAAAGAGGTTGCGGCCTCGGATGCGCGCGCCGTGGTCTTGTCCGGGGAAGGAAAAAGCTTTTGCGCAGGGCTGGACATGGCCAGCTTTGCGAAGATGGCCCACATGGACCCAACTGAATGGCTGATGACCCGCAGCCACGAAGACGCCAACGAGATGCAGGAACTGGCCCTTATCTGGCGCCGTGTCCCGGTGCCGGTGATTTGCGCCTTGCAAGGTGTGGCTTACGGGGGCGGGCTTCAAATTGCGCTGGGCGCGGACATTCGGATTGCGCATCCCGAGACCAAACTGGCTGTGATGGAGATGAAATGGGGTATCATTCCGGATATGGGCGGCATGGTTTTGTTGCCGCGCTTGGTCCGTTCGGATGTGCTTCGGTTGTTGACCTACACCGCGCGTCCAATTGGTGCGCAGCAAGCGGCGGATTGGGGTCTGGTCACGCAGCTTTCCGATGATCCGTTGACCGAAGCACTGGCCCTTGCCGAGAATATCGCCGGTCAAAGCCCCTCGGCCATCCGCGCTGCGAAGCGTTTAATCGAAGTCGCCGAAACGCAGGGGCGCACTGATGTTCTGATGGCGGAATCCGCCGAGCAGGTGGAACTGATCGGCAAGCCCGACCAGATGGAGGTTGTGATGGCGCAGATGCAGGGCCGCAAGCCCGAGTTCAAATGA
- a CDS encoding VOC family protein has protein sequence MTAFPAISRLVLYTKRMDQMVTFYETHFGYVVQRNPGDRIVELVPKSNGVHLLLHPAVKGTREGQAAVKLVFDVPDVAEFCAQAAERGLVFGPIHQADGYQFANTKDPSKNSVSVSSRAFLNKC, from the coding sequence ATGACCGCTTTTCCCGCGATCAGCCGGTTGGTGCTGTACACCAAACGAATGGACCAAATGGTGACCTTCTACGAAACCCACTTTGGCTATGTTGTTCAGCGGAACCCGGGTGATCGAATTGTTGAACTGGTTCCAAAATCAAATGGCGTGCATCTTCTTCTGCATCCGGCGGTCAAAGGTACCCGGGAGGGGCAAGCCGCTGTGAAGCTGGTTTTTGACGTACCGGATGTTGCAGAGTTCTGCGCTCAGGCAGCTGAGCGCGGCTTGGTATTTGGGCCGATTCATCAGGCCGACGGGTATCAGTTTGCAAATACCAAAGACCCCTCCAAAAACTCTGTTTCCGTCTCGAGCCGCGCTTTCCTGAACAAGTGCTAA